In Candidatus Sodalis pierantonius str. SOPE, one DNA window encodes the following:
- the ribA gene encoding GTP cyclohydrolase II, producing MQLKRVAEAKLPTPWGDFLMVGFEEIATGHDHLALVYGDITGPAPVLSRVHSECLTGDALFSLRCDCGFQLEAALSHIAEEGRGILLYHRQEGRNIGLLNKICAYALQDLGADTVEANHQLGFAADERDFTLCADMFKLLGVERVRLLTNNPKKVEILTKAGINISERVPLIVGRNPKNARYLDTKAAKMGHLLNGPVE from the coding sequence ATGCAGCTTAAACGTGTGGCAGAGGCCAAACTGCCGACACCCTGGGGAGATTTCCTGATGGTCGGCTTCGAGGAAATCGCCACCGGGCACGACCATCTGGCCCTGGTGTATGGCGATATTACCGGTCCGGCGCCGGTGTTATCGCGGGTCCATTCCGAGTGCCTTACCGGCGACGCCCTATTCAGCCTGCGCTGCGATTGCGGCTTCCAACTGGAGGCGGCGCTCAGCCATATCGCCGAGGAGGGACGCGGCATTTTGCTCTACCACCGTCAGGAAGGCCGCAATATCGGCCTATTGAACAAAATTTGCGCCTATGCCCTTCAGGATCTGGGCGCCGACACGGTTGAAGCCAATCACCAGCTCGGCTTTGCCGCCGACGAGCGGGATTTCACCCTGTGCGCCGACATGTTCAAATTGCTGGGCGTGGAAAGAGTGCGGTTGTTGACCAACAACCCCAAAAAGGTCGAGATTCTGACCAAGGCAGGCATTAACATCAGCGAACGCGTGCCGCTTATCGTTGGCCGCAACCCGAAAAATGCCCGCTATCTGGATACCAAGGCCGCCAAAATGGGCCATTTGCTCAACGGCCCCGTCGAGTAG
- a CDS encoding YciN family protein, translated as MHSSTIAIDRKSLLEEANRIIRDHEDYTHEMLATEVEQKGPVLVFRGEFFLDEQGIPTQKTTAVFNMFKHLAHVLSEKYHLVD; from the coding sequence ATGCACAGCAGCACCATCGCTATCGACAGAAAAAGTCTGTTAGAAGAAGCAAACCGGATAATTCGCGACCATGAAGACTATACGCACGAAATGCTGGCCACCGAGGTGGAACAGAAAGGGCCGGTGCTGGTTTTTCGCGGTGAATTTTTTCTTGATGAGCAGGGAATACCGACGCAGAAAACCACTGCCGTCTTTAATATGTTCAAGCATCTCGCCCACGTCCTATCGGAAAAATATCATCTGGTGGACTGA
- the lapB gene encoding lipopolysaccharide assembly protein LapB, producing MLELLFLLLPVAAAYGWYMGRRSAQQDKQQEANRLSREYVAGVNFLLSNQQDKAVDLFLDMLKEDSNAVEAHLTLGNLFRSRGEVDRAIRIHQALMESTSLTFEQRLLAIQQLGRDYMAAGFYDRAEDMFSQLVNEDDFRVGALSLLLQIHQATSEWSKAIDVAEKLVKLGKEQRREEIAHFYCELALQAMGSDDMDRAVALLKKGAAADKNSARVSIMRARIYMAQQDYAGAVGELTRVLDQDREMVSETLPMLQDCYQALGHPGAWADFLKRCVEEDTGSSAELLLTDIIEREQGPEAAQGYINQQLRQHPTMRMFHRLMNFHLSEAEDGRAKESLQTLRDMVGEQIHTKPRYRCQKCGFTSYSLYWHCPSCKSWASVKLIRGLDGQ from the coding sequence ATGTTAGAACTGCTGTTTCTGTTGCTGCCCGTGGCCGCCGCCTATGGGTGGTACATGGGGCGCAGGAGCGCGCAGCAGGATAAACAGCAGGAAGCGAACCGTCTTTCCAGGGAGTATGTGGCCGGGGTGAATTTTCTCCTGTCCAATCAGCAGGATAAGGCGGTGGACCTGTTCCTCGATATGTTGAAAGAGGACAGCAACGCCGTCGAGGCGCACCTGACGCTGGGGAACCTGTTCCGTTCCCGCGGCGAAGTCGATCGCGCCATTCGCATCCACCAAGCGCTGATGGAGAGTACCTCGTTAACCTTTGAGCAGCGGCTGTTGGCGATTCAGCAGCTTGGTCGTGACTACATGGCGGCCGGCTTTTACGATCGCGCTGAAGACATGTTCAGCCAGTTGGTGAACGAAGACGATTTCCGGGTTGGCGCCTTAAGCCTGCTATTGCAGATCCACCAGGCGACCAGCGAATGGTCGAAGGCGATAGACGTCGCGGAAAAGTTGGTGAAGCTCGGTAAAGAGCAGCGCCGGGAAGAGATCGCCCATTTCTACTGCGAGCTGGCGCTCCAGGCCATGGGCAGCGACGATATGGATCGCGCCGTCGCGCTATTGAAAAAAGGGGCGGCGGCGGATAAAAATAGCGCACGGGTGTCCATCATGCGCGCCAGAATTTATATGGCGCAGCAAGATTACGCCGGCGCGGTCGGCGAATTGACGCGGGTGCTGGATCAGGATCGGGAAATGGTCAGCGAAACGCTGCCGATGCTGCAAGACTGTTATCAGGCGTTGGGACATCCGGGCGCCTGGGCGGATTTTCTCAAACGCTGCGTAGAGGAGGATACCGGCTCGTCGGCGGAGCTGCTGTTGACCGATATTATTGAGCGTGAACAAGGCCCGGAAGCGGCGCAGGGCTATATCAATCAGCAATTGCGCCAGCATCCGACGATGCGCATGTTTCACCGCCTGATGAATTTCCACCTCAGCGAGGCGGAGGACGGTCGCGCCAAGGAGAGTTTGCAGACGCTGCGGGATATGGTCGGCGAACAGATCCACACCAAACCCCGTTACCGCTGTCAAAAATGCGGGTTCACCTCCTACAGCCTGTACTGGCACTGCCCGTCGTGTAAATCCTGGGCGTCGGTCAAGTTGATACGCGGTTTGGACGGCCAGTAA
- the pgpB gene encoding phosphatidylglycerophosphatase B: MVEIAKRTGAGALLLLIIPLLLWVSGWQWRPESDYRWLKGWYWLTQTVTSPWGTLTSALLIGWFLWCLRYRLRPALGLAVILSATLLIGQGMKSFIKERVQESRPYVVWLDKHYALNDRAFYAMPRKARAAALARELQQQQLIPPWLQRHWRAETGFSFPSGHTVFAASWALLAVGLLWPRRHRVSTVVLMAWASGVMVSRMALGMHWPRDVVMGIAVGWLVITLACWLVQRSIGALTPIPEEAPDIRSRSE, translated from the coding sequence ATGGTTGAAATTGCAAAACGTACCGGCGCGGGCGCGCTGCTGCTGCTGATCATACCGCTACTCCTCTGGGTCAGCGGCTGGCAATGGCGCCCGGAAAGTGATTACCGCTGGCTCAAAGGGTGGTATTGGCTGACGCAAACCGTCACCTCGCCCTGGGGCACACTGACCAGCGCGCTGCTGATAGGCTGGTTTCTCTGGTGCCTGCGCTATCGTCTGAGGCCGGCGCTGGGGCTGGCGGTGATCTTGTCCGCTACGTTGCTCATCGGTCAGGGTATGAAGTCGTTTATCAAAGAGCGGGTGCAGGAGTCCAGGCCTTACGTGGTCTGGCTGGATAAACATTATGCGCTCAACGACCGGGCGTTTTACGCGATGCCGCGCAAGGCGCGCGCCGCGGCGTTAGCGCGGGAGCTGCAACAACAGCAACTGATTCCGCCGTGGCTACAACGTCATTGGCGCGCTGAAACCGGCTTTTCCTTTCCCTCGGGCCATACGGTTTTCGCCGCCAGCTGGGCGCTGCTGGCCGTGGGTTTGCTATGGCCGCGTCGGCATCGGGTATCTACGGTGGTGCTGATGGCGTGGGCCAGCGGCGTGATGGTTAGCCGAATGGCGCTCGGTATGCACTGGCCGCGGGATGTGGTGATGGGTATCGCCGTCGGTTGGCTGGTCATTACTCTGGCGTGTTGGCTGGTGCAGCGTTCAATCGGCGCGCTGACCCCGATACCGGAAGAAGCGCCGGATATTCGCTCGCGCAGTGAATGA
- a CDS encoding L-threonylcarbamoyladenylate synthase, whose protein sequence is MSQFFTLHPDNPQPRLVSQVVDLLRKGAVIVYPTDSGYALGCQLEDKTAMERICRIRQLDGHHNFTLVCRDLSELSTYAQVDNQAFRLMKNNTSGKYTFILKATKEVPRRLMSDKRKTIGLRVPSNPIALALLEALDEPMMSTTLMLPGNDFAESDPESIRDHLGKQVDLVIHDGFLGQQPTTVIDLTDPAPRVVRQGVGDVSPFL, encoded by the coding sequence ATGAGTCAGTTTTTTACCCTTCATCCGGATAATCCGCAGCCGCGTCTGGTCAGCCAGGTGGTTGATTTGCTGCGCAAAGGCGCGGTCATTGTCTATCCTACCGACTCCGGTTACGCCCTGGGCTGCCAGCTTGAAGACAAAACGGCTATGGAGCGTATTTGTCGCATTCGCCAGCTGGACGGCCATCACAATTTTACGCTGGTATGCCGCGATCTTTCTGAATTATCCACCTATGCGCAGGTGGACAATCAGGCGTTCAGGCTGATGAAAAATAATACCTCCGGCAAATATACCTTTATCCTGAAGGCCACCAAGGAAGTGCCGCGTAGGCTGATGAGCGACAAACGCAAAACCATCGGCCTGCGCGTGCCGTCGAACCCCATCGCGCTGGCGCTGCTTGAGGCACTGGATGAACCGATGATGTCCACCACCTTAATGCTGCCGGGCAATGATTTTGCTGAATCCGATCCGGAGTCTATTCGCGACCATCTGGGTAAACAGGTGGATCTGGTCATCCACGACGGTTTCCTCGGCCAACAGCCGACCACGGTCATCGATCTGACCGACCCGGCGCCGCGGGTGGTACGCCAGGGGGTGGGCGATGTCTCGCCGTTTTTGTGA
- the rluB gene encoding 23S rRNA pseudouridine(2605) synthase RluB produces MSEKLQKVLARAGQGSRREIEAIIEQGRVSVDGNVATLGDRVEVTSITKIRVDGRIITIKPVEDTLCRVLAYYKPEGELCTRHDPEGRPTVFDRLPRLNNARWVAVGRLDINTSGLLLFTTDGELANRLMHPSCEIEREYAVRVFGVVDEEKLRQLTRSVQLEDGPAAFRSLTFQGGEGLNQWYNVTLTEGRNREVRRLWEAVGVQVSRLIRVRYGDVTLPKGLPRGGWTELPLDNINYLREKVQLPLASVTKLPVERDRRRLKATQIRRAVKRSSQRVPSRRGGQSSKRNNGIG; encoded by the coding sequence ATGAGCGAAAAACTGCAAAAAGTCCTGGCCCGCGCCGGACAGGGTTCCCGCCGAGAAATCGAAGCCATTATTGAACAAGGCCGCGTGAGTGTAGACGGTAACGTCGCTACATTGGGCGATCGCGTAGAGGTCACCAGCATCACTAAGATCCGGGTGGATGGCCGCATTATCACCATTAAGCCGGTGGAAGACACGCTTTGCCGCGTGTTGGCTTATTATAAGCCGGAAGGCGAACTCTGTACGCGCCACGATCCCGAGGGGCGGCCAACGGTTTTTGATCGCCTGCCGCGTCTTAATAATGCCCGCTGGGTGGCCGTCGGCCGCCTGGACATTAATACGTCGGGGCTATTGTTATTTACTACCGACGGGGAACTGGCTAATCGCTTGATGCACCCGAGCTGTGAAATCGAACGGGAATATGCCGTGCGTGTTTTCGGCGTGGTGGATGAGGAAAAACTGCGGCAGCTGACCCGTAGCGTACAGCTGGAAGACGGTCCGGCGGCCTTTCGCAGCCTGACGTTTCAAGGGGGCGAGGGCCTGAACCAGTGGTACAATGTGACGCTGACGGAAGGGCGCAATCGCGAGGTGCGGCGCCTGTGGGAGGCGGTGGGCGTCCAGGTCAGCCGGCTTATCCGCGTGCGCTACGGCGACGTCACGCTGCCCAAGGGGCTGCCGCGCGGCGGCTGGACCGAACTGCCGCTCGACAATATCAATTACCTGCGCGAAAAAGTGCAGTTGCCGCTTGCATCGGTGACCAAGCTGCCGGTAGAGCGCGATCGCCGCCGCCTGAAGGCCACGCAGATCCGGCGGGCGGTCAAGCGCAGTAGCCAACGAGTGCCCTCGCGCCGCGGCGGGCAAAGCAGTAAGCGCAATAACGGCATAGGCTAA
- a CDS encoding GNAT family N-acetyltransferase, which yields MFHIIEVDKNHSALNGLVSELDAFQSQLYPAESNHCLDFSTVDEEGIRCVIAHDAAGFAAGCGAVLLQGGGFGEIKRLYIRPAYRGRRLGDQLIARLERLAAADLCHQLRLETGIHQQPAIALYRRCGYARCDAFPPYRDDPLSVVMSKSL from the coding sequence ATGTTCCACATCATCGAGGTCGATAAAAATCATAGTGCGTTAAACGGGCTGGTCAGTGAACTGGATGCGTTTCAGAGCCAGCTTTACCCCGCCGAAAGCAATCATTGCCTGGACTTTTCCACCGTTGACGAAGAAGGTATCCGCTGCGTTATTGCCCATGATGCAGCCGGTTTTGCTGCCGGCTGTGGCGCTGTACTCTTGCAGGGTGGCGGGTTTGGCGAGATTAAACGCCTGTACATTCGCCCCGCCTACCGCGGCAGGCGGCTGGGAGATCAACTTATCGCCCGTCTCGAAAGGCTAGCGGCAGCGGATCTCTGCCATCAATTGCGGCTTGAAACCGGTATTCACCAGCAGCCGGCTATAGCGCTGTACCGCCGCTGTGGGTATGCGCGCTGCGATGCTTTTCCGCCCTACAGGGACGATCCGTTAAGCGTGGTTATGTCTAAATCCCTGTAG
- a CDS encoding LapA family protein: MKYILIILLVLVIFIISVTFGAYNDQVVTFNYLLAQSQFRVSTLLTSLFAASFVIGWVICGLFWLRTRVALMRAERKVKRLEQQLAPVETVSTVPASTPAVAPKE; this comes from the coding sequence GTGAAATATATTCTGATAATTTTGTTGGTGCTGGTGATTTTTATCATCTCCGTTACCTTTGGCGCGTACAACGATCAGGTGGTGACCTTCAACTATCTGCTGGCTCAGAGTCAATTTCGGGTGTCAACCCTGCTCACTTCGCTGTTTGCCGCCAGCTTTGTCATCGGCTGGGTCATTTGCGGCCTGTTTTGGCTGCGCACGCGCGTTGCCCTAATGCGGGCCGAGCGCAAAGTCAAACGGCTCGAACAGCAGCTTGCGCCGGTGGAGACGGTTTCCACCGTCCCCGCCAGTACCCCAGCCGTTGCGCCTAAGGAATAA
- the pyrF gene encoding orotidine-5'-phosphate decarboxylase: MTRTMLSSSSSIAPQRAGSPVIVALDYADARQALAFADKVAPQQCRLKIGKEMFTLAGPALVRDLQQRGFDVFLDLKFHDIPNTVAKAVSAAAALGVWMVNVHASSGERMMTAAREALVPFGADAPTLIAVTVLTSMNDDDLRGIGIAGSASDHAVRLAVLAKKCGLDGVVCSAWEAARLKIDCGAAFQLVTPGIRPAGSDAGDQRRVMTPQQAGVDYMVIGRPITQAADPSAALAAILQELYVGAAHGE; the protein is encoded by the coding sequence ATGACGCGCACGATGTTATCTTCCTCTTCCTCCATTGCTCCGCAGCGGGCGGGTTCGCCGGTGATTGTGGCGCTGGATTACGCCGATGCCCGCCAGGCGCTGGCGTTTGCCGACAAAGTGGCGCCGCAGCAATGCCGGCTGAAAATCGGCAAAGAAATGTTTACCCTGGCGGGACCGGCGCTGGTGCGCGACCTGCAACAGCGCGGGTTCGACGTTTTCCTGGACCTGAAATTCCACGATATTCCCAATACGGTGGCCAAAGCGGTCAGCGCGGCGGCGGCGCTGGGGGTCTGGATGGTCAACGTTCACGCCAGCAGCGGCGAACGTATGATGACGGCGGCGCGGGAGGCGCTGGTGCCGTTTGGGGCTGACGCGCCCACGCTTATCGCCGTCACGGTGCTCACCAGTATGAATGATGACGATCTGAGAGGGATAGGCATTGCCGGCAGCGCGTCCGATCACGCCGTGCGGCTGGCTGTGCTGGCCAAAAAATGCGGCCTGGACGGCGTGGTCTGTTCCGCCTGGGAAGCCGCGCGGCTGAAAATCGACTGCGGCGCGGCCTTCCAACTGGTGACGCCGGGGATACGGCCCGCCGGAAGCGACGCCGGGGATCAGCGCAGGGTGATGACGCCGCAGCAGGCGGGGGTGGATTATATGGTGATCGGGCGTCCGATTACCCAGGCGGCTGACCCCTCTGCCGCTCTGGCGGCTATCCTTCAGGAATTATATGTCGGAGCGGCCCATGGCGAATGA
- the cysB gene encoding HTH-type transcriptional regulator CysB gives MKLQQLRYIVEVVNHNLNVSSTAEGLYTSQPGISKQVRMLEDELGVQIFARSGKHLTQVTPAGQEIIRIAREVLSKVDAIKAVAGEHTYPDKGSLYVATTHTQARYALPDVIKRFIERYPRVSLHMHQGSPTQIAEAVSKGVADFAIATEALHLYDDLVMLPCYHWNRAIVVLPDHPLAGHKSLMIDELAAYPLVTYTFGFTGRSELDIAFNRAGLTPRIVFTATDEDVIKTYVRMGLGVGVIANMAVNTQADPDLVKINADDLFAQSTTKIGFRRSTFLRSYMYDFIHRFAPHLTRDVVDTAVALRSNEDIEAMFKDIKLPVK, from the coding sequence ATGAAATTGCAGCAACTTCGTTATATTGTGGAAGTGGTTAACCACAACCTGAATGTCTCTTCTACCGCCGAGGGGCTCTACACCTCTCAGCCCGGCATCAGCAAGCAGGTGCGGATGCTGGAGGATGAACTCGGCGTGCAGATTTTCGCCCGCAGCGGCAAGCATCTGACCCAGGTCACGCCGGCGGGCCAGGAGATAATCCGCATCGCGCGTGAGGTGCTGTCCAAGGTCGACGCCATCAAGGCGGTCGCGGGGGAGCATACTTATCCCGATAAAGGATCGCTGTATGTGGCGACCACCCATACCCAGGCGCGTTACGCCCTGCCGGACGTGATCAAGAGGTTTATCGAGCGCTACCCGCGGGTATCGCTGCATATGCATCAGGGGTCGCCGACCCAAATCGCCGAAGCGGTGTCAAAGGGCGTCGCGGATTTCGCCATTGCCACCGAAGCGCTGCATCTGTATGACGATTTGGTGATGCTGCCCTGTTATCATTGGAATCGGGCCATCGTGGTGCTGCCGGATCATCCCCTGGCCGGTCATAAATCGCTGATGATTGACGAACTGGCGGCATATCCGCTGGTGACCTATACCTTTGGTTTTACCGGCCGTTCCGAGCTGGATATCGCCTTCAATCGCGCCGGCCTGACGCCGCGTATCGTGTTCACCGCCACCGATGAGGATGTGATCAAAACCTACGTGCGCATGGGGTTGGGCGTCGGCGTCATCGCCAATATGGCGGTGAATACCCAAGCGGATCCGGATCTGGTTAAAATCAACGCCGACGATCTGTTCGCCCAGAGCACCACCAAGATTGGCTTTCGCCGCAGCACGTTCCTGCGCAGTTATATGTATGATTTTATTCATCGTTTCGCGCCACATCTGACCCGCGATGTGGTGGATACGGCGGTGGCGTTGCGTTCCAATGAAGACATCGAAGCAATGTTCAAGGACATCAAGTTACCGGTGAAGTAA
- the topA gene encoding type I DNA topoisomerase, translated as MGKALVIVESPAKAKTINKYLGKDYVVKSSVGHIRDLPTSGSASQKSADASKKKKGKPDPQRALVNRMGIDPYHGWKAQYEILPGKEKVVTELKALAEKADHIYLATDLDREGEAIAWHLREVIGGDDKRFSRVVFNEITRNAIAQAFEQPGELNIDRVNAQQARRFMDRVVGYMVSPLLWKKIARGLSAGRVQSVAVRLVVEREREIKAFVPEEYWELHADLQTAQASSLAMQVTHQQEKPFKPVNQQQIQAALDGLENAEYVVSDRDDKPTSSKPGAPFTTSTLQQAASTRLDYGVKKTMMLAQRLYEAGHITYMRTDSTNLSQDALNMARGYISASFGNPYLPKQPNEYASKNNAQEAHEAIRPSDVNALAEQLKDMEADAQKLYQLIWRQFVACQMTPAQYNSTTLTVTAGEFQLRARGRTLRFDGWTKVMPALRKGDEDRTLPAVEVGETLTLSKLLPSQHFTKPPARYSEASLVKELGKRGIGRPSTYVSIISTIQDRGYVHAENRRFYAEKMGEIVTDRLEENFRELMNYDFTANMEDTLDQVAANQQEWKSVLDAFFDKFSQQLENAEKDPEEGGMRPNQMVMTSIDCPVCGRKMGIRTASTGVFLGCSGYALPPKKRCKNTINLIPEAETLNMLEGDDAETNALRARRRCGKCGTAMDSYVIDGQRKLHVCGNNPLCDGYDIEQGEFRIKGYDGPVVECEKCGADMHLKLGRFGKYMACTNDDCKNTRKILRNGDVAPPKEDPVPVPELPCEKSDAFFVLRDGAAGVFLAANTFPKSRETRAPLVAELARFRDRLPEKLRYLADAPVEDDEGNSTLVRFSRKTKQQYVSAEKDGKATGWTAFYVDGHWQVTKK; from the coding sequence ATGGGTAAAGCTCTCGTTATCGTTGAATCGCCGGCCAAAGCTAAAACGATTAATAAATATTTAGGCAAAGACTACGTGGTTAAGTCCAGCGTCGGTCACATCCGCGATTTGCCGACCAGCGGTTCAGCCAGTCAAAAGAGCGCCGACGCCAGTAAAAAGAAAAAAGGCAAACCGGACCCGCAGCGCGCGTTGGTCAACCGAATGGGTATCGATCCTTACCATGGCTGGAAAGCGCAGTATGAGATTTTGCCCGGTAAAGAGAAAGTGGTGACCGAGCTAAAAGCGCTAGCGGAAAAAGCCGATCATATCTACCTCGCAACCGACCTTGACCGCGAAGGGGAGGCGATTGCCTGGCATCTGCGGGAAGTTATCGGCGGCGATGATAAGCGTTTTAGCCGGGTGGTCTTCAATGAAATTACCCGCAACGCGATAGCTCAGGCCTTTGAACAGCCGGGCGAGCTGAATATTGACCGGGTCAACGCCCAGCAGGCGCGGCGGTTCATGGACCGTGTCGTGGGCTATATGGTCTCGCCCTTACTGTGGAAAAAAATCGCCCGTGGCCTGTCGGCTGGACGGGTCCAATCGGTGGCGGTCCGGCTGGTCGTGGAGCGCGAGCGGGAAATCAAAGCCTTTGTGCCGGAAGAGTATTGGGAACTGCACGCCGATCTACAGACGGCGCAGGCGTCTTCCCTGGCGATGCAAGTAACGCATCAGCAGGAAAAACCCTTTAAACCGGTGAATCAGCAGCAAATTCAGGCCGCGCTCGACGGGCTTGAAAATGCGGAGTATGTGGTCAGCGATCGTGACGATAAGCCTACCAGCAGCAAACCGGGGGCTCCGTTCACCACCTCAACGCTGCAGCAGGCGGCCAGCACCCGCCTGGACTATGGCGTAAAGAAAACCATGATGTTGGCGCAGCGGCTGTATGAAGCTGGACATATTACCTATATGCGTACTGACTCCACCAATTTGAGTCAGGATGCGCTTAACATGGCGCGCGGCTATATCAGCGCGTCATTCGGCAATCCGTATTTGCCGAAACAGCCCAACGAATACGCCAGTAAAAATAACGCCCAGGAAGCGCATGAGGCGATCCGCCCCTCCGATGTCAATGCCTTGGCGGAGCAGTTGAAAGACATGGAAGCCGACGCGCAGAAACTGTATCAGCTGATCTGGCGTCAATTTGTCGCCTGTCAAATGACGCCGGCGCAATACAACTCCACGACGCTGACCGTCACCGCCGGCGAGTTTCAGCTGCGCGCCCGCGGCCGAACCCTGCGTTTCGACGGCTGGACCAAAGTGATGCCGGCGCTGCGCAAGGGCGATGAAGATCGGACCCTGCCGGCGGTGGAGGTGGGCGAGACGCTGACGCTGAGCAAGCTGCTGCCCAGCCAGCATTTCACTAAGCCGCCCGCCCGCTACAGCGAGGCTTCGCTGGTGAAAGAGCTGGGAAAACGCGGCATTGGCCGGCCCTCGACTTATGTGTCGATCATCTCCACCATTCAGGATCGCGGCTATGTCCATGCGGAAAATCGCCGTTTTTATGCGGAGAAAATGGGCGAAATCGTCACCGATCGCTTAGAAGAGAACTTCCGCGAGCTGATGAATTACGATTTTACCGCCAACATGGAGGATACCCTCGATCAGGTGGCGGCCAATCAACAGGAGTGGAAAAGCGTGCTTGACGCGTTTTTCGACAAATTCAGCCAGCAGTTGGAAAACGCCGAAAAAGATCCCGAAGAGGGCGGTATGCGGCCCAATCAAATGGTGATGACCAGCATCGATTGCCCGGTCTGCGGCCGCAAGATGGGGATTCGTACCGCCAGCACCGGCGTGTTCCTGGGCTGTTCAGGCTACGCGCTGCCGCCGAAAAAGCGCTGCAAAAACACCATTAATCTGATCCCGGAAGCGGAAACCCTGAACATGCTTGAGGGCGACGATGCGGAAACTAACGCGCTGCGCGCACGCCGTCGTTGCGGGAAATGCGGTACCGCTATGGACAGCTATGTCATCGACGGCCAGCGTAAACTCCACGTCTGCGGCAACAACCCGCTGTGCGACGGCTATGACATCGAACAGGGTGAGTTTCGGATCAAGGGCTACGACGGCCCGGTGGTGGAGTGTGAAAAATGCGGCGCCGATATGCACCTGAAATTGGGGCGTTTTGGCAAATACATGGCCTGCACCAACGATGATTGTAAGAACACCCGCAAGATCCTGCGCAACGGCGATGTGGCGCCGCCGAAAGAAGATCCGGTGCCGGTGCCCGAGCTGCCTTGCGAGAAGTCGGACGCCTTCTTTGTACTGCGTGACGGCGCGGCGGGGGTTTTTTTGGCCGCCAACACGTTCCCGAAATCCCGTGAAACCCGCGCGCCGCTGGTGGCGGAGCTGGCTCGTTTCCGCGACCGCCTGCCGGAAAAACTGCGCTATTTGGCCGATGCGCCCGTTGAGGATGACGAAGGCAATAGCACCCTGGTGCGTTTCAGCCGGAAAACCAAGCAGCAATATGTCTCGGCGGAAAAGGACGGCAAAGCCACCGGCTGGACCGCTTTCTACGTGGATGGTCACTGGCAGGTGACCAAAAAGTAA
- the sohB gene encoding protease SohB, giving the protein MEFISLYGLFLAKTLTVVLAIGVLLLLVFGLRMRSRQRKGQIHIQDLGKQYRERQREMQLARMGEAEKGIWHKRHKKQDKADAKQAKLRAKRGDNAASRSCLYVLDFTGSMDAGEVSSLREEITAVLSVAKSGDEVLLRLESPGGVVHGYGLAASQLQRLREKGIPLTVAVDKVAASGGYMMACVADRIVAAPFAIIGSIGVVAQIPNFNRLLKRNDIDMELHTAGAYKRTLTLFGENSPAGREKFQQELNETHQLFKTFVQRMRPALDVDAVATGEHWYGEQAQHLGLVDAIGTSDDVLIEQLARHEVISVRFSRPKRWMSRFTDSAVLSLEQRLLRYWQRSHKPLL; this is encoded by the coding sequence GTGGAATTTATTTCGCTGTACGGACTTTTCCTGGCCAAAACCCTTACCGTGGTGCTGGCTATCGGCGTGCTATTACTGCTGGTGTTTGGCTTACGCATGCGGTCACGCCAGCGCAAAGGACAGATTCACATTCAGGACCTGGGCAAACAGTATCGCGAAAGGCAGCGTGAAATGCAGCTGGCCCGGATGGGTGAAGCCGAGAAGGGCATTTGGCATAAACGGCACAAAAAGCAGGATAAAGCCGACGCCAAACAGGCCAAACTGCGGGCGAAGCGGGGTGATAACGCGGCGTCACGTTCGTGTCTGTACGTGTTGGACTTCACCGGCAGTATGGATGCCGGCGAAGTGAGCTCGCTGCGCGAAGAAATTACCGCCGTGCTGTCGGTTGCCAAATCGGGAGACGAAGTGCTGCTGCGCCTGGAAAGCCCCGGCGGGGTGGTACACGGTTACGGCCTGGCAGCATCGCAGCTTCAACGGCTGCGGGAAAAGGGCATACCGCTCACCGTGGCGGTGGACAAGGTCGCCGCCAGCGGCGGTTATATGATGGCCTGCGTTGCAGACCGCATTGTCGCGGCCCCCTTCGCCATTATTGGCTCCATCGGCGTGGTTGCCCAGATCCCCAACTTCAATCGCTTATTAAAACGTAACGATATTGATATGGAGCTGCATACCGCCGGCGCCTACAAACGCACGCTGACGCTGTTTGGCGAAAATTCCCCCGCCGGGCGCGAAAAGTTCCAGCAGGAGTTGAATGAGACCCATCAGTTGTTCAAGACCTTTGTTCAGCGCATGCGTCCCGCGCTGGATGTGGACGCCGTCGCCACCGGCGAACATTGGTATGGCGAGCAGGCGCAGCATTTGGGGCTGGTGGATGCTATCGGGACCAGCGACGATGTGCTTATTGAGCAATTGGCGCGCCATGAGGTAATAAGCGTGCGTTTTAGCCGGCCGAAACGCTGGATGAGTCGCTTCACCGATAGCGCCGTGTTGAGCCTGGAACAACGGCTTCTGCGCTATTGGCAGCGCTCGCACAAGCCGCTGCTGTAA